Proteins encoded by one window of Ictidomys tridecemlineatus isolate mIctTri1 chromosome 7, mIctTri1.hap1, whole genome shotgun sequence:
- the Speg gene encoding striated muscle preferentially expressed protein kinase isoform X5, with amino-acid sequence MASRSTRKGSGSQNHWASWNNQPSTWGWLPMLGTSGVLLPHLSPPGTGDPCAPSVLHVPSHKHSDNCLSTSLSCCSYGSEVFRSCRKQSYDSETAEDDISDVQGTQRLELRDDGAFSTPTGGSDTLVGTSLDTPPTSVTGTSEEQVSWWGSGQTVLEQEAGSGGGTRRLPGSPSSIPQSGLRREEPDLQPQQASEAPRPRPAPPPPSKSALLPPPSPRVGKRAPPGPSAQPPATPTSLHRRTQEPELPEDTTAEEKRGKKSKSSGPSLAGTTESRPQTPLSEASGRLSALGRSPRLVRAGSRILDKLQFFEERRRSLERSDSPPAPLRPWVPLRKARSLEQPKSVGDAAWGIPGASQEELQAPQGSVAERRRLFQQKAASLDERTRQRSPASDLELRFAQELGRIRRSTSREELVRSHESLRATLQRAPSPREPGEPPLFSRPSTPKTPRAVSPAATQPPPPSIVGKSVEEPGRPRSRGPLGRTEPGEGPQQEVRRRRDQFPLTRGRAIQECRSPVPPHNADLPEAQTKAPSGRKREPPAQAVRFLPWATPGLEGAAVPQTLEKNRAGPEAEKRLRRGPEEDGPWGAWDRRGPRSQGKGRRVRPTSPELESSDDSYVSAGEEPLEAPVFEIPLQNAVVAPGADVLLKCIITANPPPQVSWLKDGSTLHSEGRLLIRAEGERHTLLLREAQEADAGSYMATAINELGQASCAASLAVRPGGSTSPFSSPITSDEEYLSPPEEFPEPGETWPGTPTMQLSPSQNHRSSDAGSKAPPTFKVSLMDQSVREGQDVIMSIRVQGEPKPVVSWLRNRQPVRPDQRRFAEEAEGGLCRLRILAAERGDAGFYTCKAVNEYGARQCEARLEVRAHPESRSLAVLAPLQDVNVGAGEMALFECLVAGPADVEVDWLCRGRLLQPALLKCKMHFDGRKCKLLLTSVHEDDSGVYTCKLSTAKDELTCSARLTVRPSLAPLFTRLLEDVEVLEGRAARFDCKISGTPPPSVTWTHFGHPVEESENLRLRQEGGLHSLHIAHVGSEDEGLYAVSATNTHGQANCSAQLYVEEPRTAASSPSSKLEKMPSIPEEPEQGELERLSIPDFLRPLQDLEVGLAKEAMLECQVTGLPYPTISWFHNGHRIQSSDDRRMTQYRDVHHLVFPAVGPQHAGVYKSVIANKLGKAACYAHLYVTDVVPGPPDGAPQVVAVTGRMVTLTWNPPRSLDMAIDPDSLTYTVQHQVLGSDQWTALATGLREPRWAATGLRKGLQHVFRVLSTTGKSSSKPSPPSEPTQLLEHGPPLEEAPAVLDKPDIVYVVEGQPAHVTITFNHVEAQVVWRSCRGALLEARTGVYELSQPDDDQYSLRICRVSRRDVGSLTCTARNRHGTQACSVTLELAEAPRFESIMEDVEVGAGETARFAVVVEGKPLPDITWYKDEVLLAESNHVSFVYEENECSLVVLSTGTQDGGVYTCTARNLAGEVSCKAELAVHSAQTAMEVEGVGEDGEHRGRRLSDFYDIHQEIGRGAFSYLRRVVERSSGLEFAAKFIPSQAKPKASARREARLLARLQHDCIVYFHEAFERRRGLVIVTELCTEELLERMARKPTVCESEIRAYMRQVLEGICYLHQSQVLHLDVKPENLLVWDGADGEEQVRICDFGNAQELTPGEPQYCQYGTPEFVAPEIVNQSPVSGVTDIWPVGVIAFLCLTGISPFVGENDRTTLMNIRNYNVAFEETTFLSLSREARGFLIKVLVQDQMRPTAEETLEHPWFKTQAKGAEVSTDHLKLFLSRRRWQRSQISYKCHLVLRPIPELLRAPPERVWVAMPRRTPPSGGLSSSSDSEEEELEELPTVPRPLQPEFSGSRVSLTDIPTEDEALGTPEAGAATPMDWQELGRAPSQDQEVPSPQALPSPGQEPPAGSSPRRGELRRGSSAESALPRAGPREPGRGLHKAASVELPQRRSPSPGATRLARGGLGEGEYAQRLQALRQRLLRGGPEDGKVSGLRGPLLESLGGRARDPRMARAASSEAAPHHQPPPETRGLQKSSSFSQGEAEPRGRHRRAGAPLEIPVARLGARRLQESPSLSALSEAQPPSPARPSVPKPSIPKPKEPATATPGGSPQPSAPLPTPEKAPEPTPEPGRASRPAQLPVALQTPALPLTPYAQIMQSLQLAGHSQPLQSPPSPSSEPKPHAAVFARVASPPPGVPEKRLPSPRAPPVLVEKARVPTVPPRPGSSLSSSIENLESEAVFEAKFKRSRESPLSRGLRLLSRSRSEERGPFRGAEDEDGMYRPSPAGTPLELVRRPERSRSVQDLRAVGEPGLVRRLSLSLSQKLRRTPPSQRHPAWEARGGDGESSEGGSSARGSPVLAVRRRLSSTLERLSSRLQRSGSSEDSGGASGRSTPLFGRLRRATSEGESLRRLGIPHNQLASQAGATTPSAESLGSEASATSGSSAPGESRSRLRWGFSRTRKDKGLSQPNLSASIQEDLGHQYVPSESDFPPVFHIKLKDQVLLEGEAATLLCLPAACPAPRISWMKDKQSLQSEPSVVIVSCKDGRQLLSIPRVGKRHAGLYECSATNVLGSITSSCTVAVARVPGKLAPPEVPQTYQDTALVLWKPGDSRAPCTYTLERRVDGESTWHPVSSGIPDCYYNVTHLPIGVTVRFRVACANRAGQGPFSNPSEKVLVRGTQDSSARPSAAHQDAPVTSGPARAQPPDSPTSLTLTPAPPAPQSASFSPSAPLTPPSQAWSSLKAVGPPPQTPPRKHRGLQATQQPEPTLPSAQVTLSEPKSFVPDTGTGTPTSTPQAVKPASSSTPLYMVTSFVSAPPAPEPPAPEPPPELTKVTVRSLSPGKEVVSSPGGGPPRSPTPEGTTLRQGLPQKPYTFLEEKARGRFGVVRACRENATGRTFVAKIVPYAAEGKRQVLQEYEVLRTLHHERLMSLHEAYITPRYLVLIAESCGNRELLCGLSDRFRYSEDDVATYVVQLLQGLDYLHGRHVLHLDIKPDNLLLAPDNTLKIVDFGSAQPYNPQALRPLGHRTGTLEFMAPEMVKGEPIGSATDIWGAGVLTYIMLSGHSPFYEPDPKETEARIVGGRFDAFQLYPNTSQSATLFLRKVLSVHPWSRPSLQDCLAHPWLQDAYLMKLRRQTLTFTTNRLKEFLGEQRRRRAEAATHHKVLLRSYPGSP; translated from the exons CAGCATCCCTCAAAGTGGACTGCGCAGGGAGGAACCTGACCTTCAGCCTCAGCAGGCTAGTGAAGCCCCGCGCCCTCGCCCTGCCCCTCCGCCTCCTTCCAAGTCCGCGCTGCTCCCGCCACCATCCCCTAGGGTGGGTAAGAGGGCTCCACCAGGACCCAGCGCCCAGCCCCCAGCCACCCCCACATCGCTCCATCGGCGCACTCAAGAGCCTGAGCTACCGGAGGACACCACCGCGGAAGAGAAACGAGGCAAAAAGTCCAAGTCATCGGGGCCCTCGCTGGCGGGTACGACAGAGTCCCGGCCCCAGACGCCACTGAGTGAGGCCTCAGGTCGCCTGTCGGCGCTGGGCCGCTCACCGAGGTTGGTGCGAGCCGGCTCCCGCATCCTGGACAAGTTGCAGTTTTTTGAGGAGCGACGTCGCAGCCTGGAGCGCAGCGACTCGCCCCCAGCGCCCCTGCGGCCCTGGGTCCCCCTACGCAAGGCCCGCTCCCTGGAACAGCCCAAGTCCGTAGGCGACGCTGCGTGGGGCATACCTGGGGCCTCTCAGGAGGAGCTGCAGGCACCACAGGGCAGTGTGGCCGAGCGGCGCCGCCTGTTCCAGCAGAAGGCGGCCTCGCTGGACGAACGCACACGGCAGCGCAGCCCTGCCTCTGATCTGGAGCTGCGCTTCGCGCAGGAGCTGGGCCGCATACGCCGCTCCACTTCGCGGGAGGAACTGGTGCGCTCCCATGAGTCCCTGCGTGCCACCCTGCAGCGTGCCCCATCCCCTCGAGAGCCTGGAGAACCCCCACTCTTCTCCCGGCCCTCTACCCCCAAGACTCCACGGGCTGTGAGCCCTGCCGccacccagcctcctcctcccagtATTGTGGGCAAGTCTGTAGAAGAGCCTGGGAGGCCCAGAAGCCGTGGCCCTTTGGGCAGGACAGAGCCTGGGGAAGGCCCACAGCAGGAGGTTAGGCGGCGTAGGGATCAGTTCCCACTCACCCGGGGCAGAGCCATACAGGAGTGCAGGAGTCCTGTGCCGCCCCACAATGCTGATCTTCCGGAGGCCCAGACGAAAGCCCCCTCGGGTCGGAAGCGGGAGCCCCCAGCGCAGGCAGTGCGCTTTCTGCCCTGGGCCACACCGGGCCTGGAGGGCGCTGCTGTGCCCCAAACCTTGGAGAAGAACAGGGCAGGGCCTGAGGCCGAGAAGAGGCTGCGCAGAGGACCAGAGGAGGATGGTCCCTGGGGGGCTTGGGACCGAAGAGGACCCCGCAGCCAGGGCAAAGGTCGCAGGGTCCGACCCACCTCTCCTGAGCTCG AGTCTTCGGATGACTCTTATGTGTCTGCTGGAGAAGAGCCCCTGGAGGCCCCAGTGTTTGAGATTCCCCTGCAGAACGCGGTGGTGGCCCCAGGGGCTGATGTACTGCTTAAGTGTATCATCACCGccaaccccccaccccaag TGTCCTGGCTCAAGGATGGGTCCACGCTGCACAGTGAGGGCCGCCTTCTCATCCGGGCTGAGGGCGAGAGGCACACTCTGCTGCTcagggaggcccaggaggctgacGCGGGGAGCTATATGGCCACTGCCATCAACGAGCTGGGCCAGGCCAGCTGTGCTGCCTCACTGGCTGTGAGACCTG GTGGGTCCACATCCCCTTTCAGCAGTCCCATCACTTCTGACGAGGAGTACCTCAGTCCCCCAGAGGAGTTCCCAGAGCCTGGGGAGACCTGGCCCGGAACCCCCACCATGCAGCTCAGCCCCAGCCAGAACCACCGTTCTTCTGACGCTGGCTCCAAGGCACCCCCCACCTTCAAG GTCTCACTCATGGACCAGTCAGTACGAGAAGGCCAAGATGTCATCATGAGCATCCGTGTGCAGGGGGAGCCAAAGCCTGTGGTCTCCTG GCTAAGAAACCGCCAGCCTGTGCGCCCAGACCAGAGACGCTTTgcagaggaggctgagggagggctGTGCCGGCTGCGGATCCTGGCGGCCGAGCGGGGCGACGCTGGCTTCTACACCTGCAAAGCCGTCAATGAGTATGGCGCCCGGCAGTGTGAGGCCCGCCTGGAGGTCCGAG CACACCCTGAAAGCCGGTCCCTGGCCGTGCTGGCCCCCCTGCAGGACGTGAACGTGGGGGCCGGGGAGATGGCGCTGTTTGAGTGCCTGGTGGCAGGTCCTGCCGACGTGGAGGTGGACTGGCTGTGCCGTGGCCGCCTGCTGCAGCCTGCCCTGCTCAAATGCAAGATGCATTTCGATGGCCGCAAATGCAAGCTGCTGCTCACCTCTGTTCATGAGGACGACAGTGGTGTCTACACTTGCAAGCTCAGCACAGCCAAAG ATGAACTGACCTGCAGCGCCCGGCTGACCGTGCGGCCCTCACTGGCGCCCCTGTTCACCCGGCTGCTGGAAGACGTGGAGGTGCTAGAGGGCCGTGCTGCCCGCTTCGACTGCAAGATCAGCGGCACCCCACCACCGTCCGTTACCTGGACTCACTTTG GTCACCCTGTAGAGGAGAGTGAGAACTTGCGGCTGCGGCAGGAAGGAGGTCTGCACTCACTGCACATCGCCCATGTGGGCAGCGAGGATGAAGGGCTCTATGCAGTCAGTGCGACCAACACCCACGGCCAGGCTAACTGCTCGGCCCAGCTGTATGTGGAGGAGCCTCGGACAGCCGCCTCAAGCCCCAG CTCAAAGCTGGAGAAGATGCCGTCCATCCCTGAGGAGCCGGAACAGGGCGAGCTGGAGCGGCTGTCCATTCCTGACTTCCTGCGGCCACTGCAGGACCTGGAAGTGGGACTGGCCAAGGAGGCCATGCTAGAGTGCCAGGTGACTGGCCTGCCCTACCCCACCATCAGCTGGTTCCACAATGGCCACCGCATCCAGAGCAGTGACGACCGGCGCATGACACAGT ACAGGGATGTACATCACCTGGTGTTCCCTGCGGTGGGACCTCAGCATGCTGGCGTCTACAAGAGTGTCATCGCTAACAAGCTGGGCAAAGCTGCCTGCTATGCCCACCTCTATGTCACAG ATGTGGTTCCAGGTCCCCCAGATGGTGCCCCGCAGGTGGTGGCTGTGACGGGGAGGATGGTCACACTCACATGGAACCCCCCCAGGAGCCTGGACATGGCCATCG ACCCAGACTCCCTGACATACACGGTGCAGCACCAGGTGCTGGGCTCAGACCAGTGGACAGCGCTGGCCACAGGTCTGCGGGAGCCCAGGTGGGCGGCCACAGGGCTGCGGAAGGGGCTCCAGCATGTCTTCCGGGTCCTCAGCACCACCGGCAAGAGCAGCAGCAAGCCCTCACCCCCATCGGAGCCCACACAGCTGCTGGAGCATG GCCCACCCCTGGAGGAGGCCCCTGCTGTGCTGGACAAACCAGACATCGTGTATGTGGTAGAGGGACAGCCTGCCCATGTCACCATCACCTTCAACCATGTGGAGGCCCAGGTCGTCTGGAGGAG CTGCCGAGGGGCCCTCCTGGAGGCACGGACAGGTGTGTATGAGCTGAGCCAGCCGGATGATGACCAGTACTCTCTTCGGATCTGTCGGGTGAGCCGCCGGGACGTGGGGTCACTCACCTGTACTGCCCGCAACCGCCATGGCACACAGGCCTGCTCGGTCACACTGGAGCTGGCAG AGGCTCCCCGGTTTGAGTCCATCATGGAGGATGTGGAGGTTGGGGCTGGAGAAACTGCTCGCTTTGCTGTGGTGGTTGAGGGGAAACCTCTGCCAGACATCACATGGTACAAG GACGAGGTGCTGCTGGCTGAGAGCAACCATGTGAGCTTTGTATATGAAGAGAACGAGTGTTCCTTGGTGGTGCTCAGCACGGGGACCCAGGATGGGGGCGTCTACACCTGTACTGCCCGGAACCTGGCGGGGGAAGTCTCCTGCAAAGCAGAGTTGGCTGTGCACTCTG CTCAGACAGCTATGGAGGTCGAGGGGGTCGGGGAGGATGGAGAACATCGAGGAAGGAGACTCAGTGACTTTTATGACATTCACCAGGAGATTGGCAG GGGTGCCTTCTCCTACCTGCGGCGTGTGGTGGAACGCAGCTCTGGCCTGGAGTTTGCGGCCAAGTTCATCCCCAGCCAGGCAAAGCCCAAGGCATCAGCCCGGCGGGAAGCCCGGCTGCTGGCCCGGCTTCAGCACGATTGCATCGTCTACTTCCATGAGGCCTTCGAAAGGCGCCGGGGACTGGTCATtgtcactgagct CTGTACAGAGGAGCTGCTGGAGAGAATGGCCAGGAAACCCACCGTGTGTGAGTCTGAG ATCCGGGCCTACATGCGCCAGGTACTAGAGGGAATATGCTACCTGCATCAGAGCCAGGTGCTGCACCTCGATgtcaag CCTGAGAACCTGCTGGTGTGGGACGGTGCAGACGGCGAAGAGCAGGTGCGCATCTGTGATTTTGGGAATGCCCAGGAGCTGACTCCAGGAGAGCCCCAGTACTGCCAGTATGGCACACCTGAGTTCGTAGCTCCCGAGATCGTCAACCAGAGCCCTGTGTCTGGAGTCACTGACATCTG GCCTGTGGGCGTCATTGCCTTCCTTTG TCTGACCGGAATCTCCCCGTTTGTTGGAGAGAACGATCGGACAACACTGATGAACATCCGAAACTACAATGTGGCCTTTGAGGAGACCACATTCCTGAGCTTGAGCAGAGAGGCCCGGGGCTTCCTCATCAAAGTGCTGGTGCAGGACCAGAT GAGACCTACTGCAGAGGAGACTCTAGAACATCCTTGGTTCAAA ACACAGGCAAAGGGAGCCGAGGTGAGCACAGATCACCTGAAGCTCTTCCTGTCACGTCGGAGGTGGCAG CGCTCACAGATCAGTTACAAATGCCACCTGGTGCTGCGCCCCATCCCAGAGTTGCTGCGGGCGCCCCCAGAGAGGGTGTGGGTGGCCATGCCCAGAAGAACACCCCCCAGTGGGGGGCTCTCATCCTCCTCGGACTCGGAAGAGGAAGAGCTGGAGGAGTTGCCCACTGTTCCCCGCCCCCTGCAGCCGGAGTTCTCTGGCTCCAGGGTGTCCCTCACAGACATTCCCACTGAGGATGAGGCCCTGGGAACCCCAGAGGCTGGTGCTGCCACTCCCATGGATTGGCAAGAGCTGGGAAGGGCTCCCTCTCAGGACCAGGAGGTTCCCAGCCCCCaggccctcccctctccaggccAGGAGCCCCCAGCTGGGTCCAGTCCCAGGCGGGGAGAGCTCCGCAGGGGTAGCTCCGCTGAGAGCGCCCTGCCCCGGGCTGGGCCGCGGGAGCCGGGCCGGGGCCTGCACAAGGCGGCGTCTGTGGAGCTGCCGCAGCGCAGGAGCCCCAGCCCGGGAGCCACCCGCCTGGCCCGGGGAGGCCTGGGCGAGGGCGAGTACGCCCAGAGGCTGCAGGCGCTGCGTCAGCGGCTGCTACGAGGAGGTCCGGAGGATGGCAAGGTCAGCGGCCTCAGGGGCCCCCTGCTGGAAAGCCTGGGAGGCCGTGCCCGCGACCCCCGAATGGCGCGGGCTGCCTCCAGCGAGGCAGCGCCACACCACCAGCCGCCACCCGAGACGCGGGGCCTGCAAAAGAGCAGCAGCTTCTCGCAGGGAGAGGCGGAGCCTCGGGGGCGGCACCGCCGCGCCGGGGCACCCCTCGAAATCCCTGTAGCCAGACTTGGGGCCCGCAGGCTACAGGAGTCTCCCTCCTTGTCTGCCCTCAGCGAGGCCCAGCCGCCCAGCCCCGCGCGTCCCAGCGTTCCCAAACCTAGTATCCCCAAACCTAAGGAACCCGCTACTGCCACGCCAGGTGGTTCTCCCCAGCCCTCCGCACCCCTGCCTACCCCCGAGAAGGCCCCAGAGCCCACGCCAGAACCAGGCCGAGCCTCCAGGCCGGCACAGCTCCCCGTGGCTCTGCAAACCCCAGCGCTGCCCCTCACGCCCTATGCCCAGATCATGCAGTCGCTCCAGCTGGCCGGTCACTCCCAGCCCTTACAGAGCCCCCCATCGCCCTCGTCAGAGCCCAAGCCCCACGCGGCCGTATTCGCCAGGGTGGCCTCCCCGCCTCCAGGAGTCCCAGAGAAGCGCTTGCCTTCACCCAGGGCTCCCCCAGTGCTAGTCGAGAAAGCCAGGGTCCCCACGGTACCCCCCAGGCCAGGCAGCAGCCTTAGCAGCAGCATTGAGAACCTAGAGTCAGAGGCGGTGTTCGAAGCCAAGTTCAAGCGCAGCCGCGAATCGCCCCTGTCGCGGGGCCTGCGGCTACTGAGCCGGTCGCGTTCAGAGGAGCGTGGTCCCTTCCGCGGGGCCGAGGACGAGGATGGCATGTACCGGCCCAGCCCGGCGGGAACCCCGCTGGAACTGGTGAGACGGCCAGAACGCTCGCGCTCCGTGCAGGACCTGAGGGCTGTCGGGGAGCCGGGCCTCGTCCGCCGGCTCTCACTGTCGCTGTCCCAGAAGCTGCGGCGGACTCCACCCTCACAGCGCCACCCGGCCTGGGAGGCTCGAGGCGGAGACGGGGAGAGCTCAGAGGGCGGCAGCTCAGCGCGGGGCTCCCCGGTCCTGGCGGTGCGCAGGAGGCTCAGCTCCACGCTGGAGCGGCTGTCCAGCAGGTTACAGCGCAGCGGCAGCAGCGAGGACTCCGGGGGCGCCTCGGGCCGCAGCACGCCGCTGTTTGGACGTCTGCGCAGGGCCACCTCCGAAGGCGAGAGTCTGCGACGCCTTGGCATCCCACACAACCAACTGGCCTCTCAGGCCGGTGCCACTACTCCTTCCGCCGAGTCCCTGGGCTCTGAGGCCAGCGCCACCTCGGGCTCCTCAG CTCCAGGGGAAAGCCGAAGCCGGCTCCGCTGGGGCTTCTCACGGACGCGGAAGGACAAGGGCTTATCACAGCCAAACCTCTCTGCCAGCATCCAAGAGGACTTGGGTCACCAGTATGTGCCCAGTGAGTCAG ACTTCCCCCCAGTCTTCCACATCAAACTCAAGGACCAGGTGCTGCTGGAGGGGGAGGCAGCCACCCTGCTCTGCCTGCCAGCTGCCTGTCCTGCTCCCCGAATCTCCTGGATGAAAG ACAAGCAGTCCCTTCAGTCAGAGCCTTCGGTGGTCATTGTGTCCTGCAAAGATGGAAGGCAGCTGCTGAGCATCCCCCGGGTGGGCAAGCGACATGCCGGGCTGTATGAGTGCTCAGCCACCAATGTCCTAGGCAGCATCACCAGCTCCTGTACTGTGGCTGTGGCCC GTGTCCCAGGAAAACTAGCTCCTCCGGAGGTGCCCCAGACCTATCAGGACACGGCACTGGTGCTGTGGAAGCCGGGAGACAGCCGGGCTCCTTGCACGTACACACTGGAGCGGCGGGTGGATG GGGAGTCTACCTGGCACCCCGTGAGCTCAGGCATCCCTGATTGTTACTACAACGTGACACATCTGCCCATTGGTGTAACTGTGAGGTTCCGCGTGGCCTGTGCCAACCGTGCTGGACAGGGGCCCTTCAGCAACCCTTCTGAGAAGGTCCTCGTCAGGGGCACTCAAG aTTCTTCAGCTCGACCATCTGCTGCTCACCAAGATGCCCCTGTTACCTCAGGGCCAGCCAGGGCCCAGCCTCCTGACTCTCCTACCTCACTGACCCTGAccccagctcccccagccccccagtcAGCCTCTTTCAGCCCCTCAGCCCCTCTCACGCCCCCCAGCCAGGCCTGGTCATCACTCAAGGCTGTGGGTCCACCACCCCAAACCCCCCCACGAAAGCACAGGGGCCTGCAGGCCACTCAGCAACCAGAGCCCACCCTACCCAGTGCCCAGGTCACCCTAAGTGAGCCCAAGTCTTTTGTTCCTGACACTGGGACAGGGACTCCAACCTCCACCCCTCAAGCAGTTAAACCAGCGTCTTCCTCCACTCCCCTGTATATGGTGACTTCCTTTGTGTCTGCACCCCCAGCCCCCGAGCCCCCAGCCCCTGAGCCCCCTCCTGAGCTCACCAAGGTGACTGTGCGGAGCCTCAGCCCAGGCAAAGAGGTGGTCAGCTCCCCTGGGGGCGGCCCCCCCAGGTCCCCCACACCAGAGGGCACTActctgagacagggcctccctcaGAAACCCTACACCTTCCTGGAAGAAAAAGCCAG GGGCCGCTTTGGTGTCGTGCGAGCATGCCGGGAGAATGCCACAGGCCGTACATTTGTGGCCAAGATTGTGCCATATGCAGCAGAGGGCAAACGGCAAGTCCTGCAGGAATACGAAGTGCTCCGGACACTGCACCACGAGCGGCTTATGTCCCTGCATGAGGCCTACATCACCCCTCGGTACCTTGTGCTCATTGCTGAGAGCTGCGGCAACCGGGAACTCCTCTGTGGGCTCAGTGACAG GTTCCGGTATTCTGAAGATGACGTGGCCACCTATGTGGTGCAGCTGCTACAAGGTCTGGACTATCTCCATGGCCGCCACGTGTTACACCTGGACATCAAGCCGGACAATCTGCTGCTGGCCCCTGACAACACCCTCAAGATTGTGGACTTTGGCAGCGCCCAACCCTATAACCCCCAGGCCCTGCGACCCCTTGGCCACCGCACGGGCACGCTGGAGTTCATGG CTCCTGAGATGGTGAAGGGAGAACCCATTGGCTCTGCCACAGATATCTGGGGAGCAGGTGTGCTCACCTACATCAT GCTCAGTGGACACTCTCCATTCTATGAGCCAGACCCCAAAGAAACAGAGGCTCGGATTGTGGGGGGCCGTTTTGATGCCTTCCAGCTATACCCCAACACATCCCAGAGTGCCACCCTCTTCTTGCGAAAGGTTCTCTCAGTACATCCCTG GAGCCGGCCTTCCCTGCAGGACTGCCTGGCCCACCCGTGGCTGCAGGATGCCTATCTGATGAAGCTGCGCCGCCAGACACTCACCTTTACCACCAACCGACTCAAGGAGTTTCTGGGTGAGCAGCGGCGCCGCAGGGCTGAGGCCGCCACCCACCACAAGGTGCTGCTCCGTTCCTACCCTGGCAGCCCCTAG